AATTGCCGATTTATGCCAAAGCCGGTTTCAAGCCTGCCTGGTTCGATCCGGCTGAAATCCGCGAACATGCGGAAAGCCAGCGGGTGCTGGCCACTGCTGAATAGTGCGAGTGTGCGCTCCATCAAGAATTCGGAGAGAAAGCCATGGTTCGAAATCACTTATGGGTCGGTGGAGTTGCCGCGCTTATTCTGGGGTCCTTCAGCATAGCCACGACGCTGTGGGCGAACGAAGGGACGGAAATTGATTACAGGCCCGACGTCACGTACGCGACAGTCGCGGGCGAGGAACTGAAGCTCGATCTGGTGCGCCCCAAGGAGCTAGATCACGCCGTTCCGGCGATCGTCGTTATTCACGGCGGCGGCTGGTTGGCCGGCAAGCGCCAGGACATGACTTCCGTCGCCAAGGAGGTGGCCGCACATGGTTATGTCGCGGCAACGATTAGCTATCGCCTGGCCCCCAAACACCGGTTTCCGGCGCAAATCGAAGACTCGAAATGCGCCGTGCGCTATCTGCGCGCACACGCTGATGAATTGAATGTCGATCCCACGAGAATTGGTGCCTATGGTGTGTCGGCGGGCGCGCACCTGGCGATGATGCTCGGTGCGCTTGACCCGGCCGACGCGATGGAAGGTGACGGCGGGAATCTCGAACAGCCGAGCAAAGTGCAAGCCGTGGTCAGCTTCGTCGGTCCGGTCAATCTGGCCGGAGAGAACTATACCCCGACGCAGGTGCAGATTCTCTCGGCTTTCCTGGGAGGCGATCCGAAGGAAAAGCAGGCTGAATGCCGCTCGGCTTCGCCCATCACGTACCTTAACAAGGGCGACGCGCCGGTCCTGTGCTTCTTTGGCACCAAGGACCCACTTGTCTCGTACGACCAGGCGCTGCAAATCGCCACTGCGCTGACGAACTCAGGAGTGCCAGGACGAGTTGAGATGATCCTGGGCGCAGGACACGGCTGGGGAGGCAAGGAACGAATTCGCACAGACCATGCTACGATGGCGTTCTTCGACGAACATTTGAAGAAGTAGCCATTGGAGCGACCTCGACCTATTGCCATACAAGACGGAGGGCCAAGGCTCGTTTGCCAGACACCGAGGCCATCGCCCCTGCCGGGCCGGCCAGAAGCATAGATGATGGTTCACGCGCGCCGACGCTACCGACTCAGAGTGAAATGAGCTCCCTACTTGACTGGTCGCGGTACCATCGCCGCTCGTGTTATCCACGTACGTCCCTCATGCCAGCAGGCGGGCTGACGTCGACATGAGCGTCGGTAAACCGCGATCGTCCGCTCGCCGTATCGACGATTCAACGCCTGGGCCAGGGATGTCTCCACGATGATCGACTTCAGGTCTTTTCGGGTCGAGACCGAAATCGGTATTGCCGAAGTCCTGGTGCGAATTGATACCGCTGACGGTCGCGCCGTTCGAGTCGTATCCGGGCAATCGACAGAGCGTTGCCAGCGAGACAACCACATCGTACAGGTCGAAGAAACAAATGAAATTCCAGGCATCGATCGCCGTTGAGCTCTTGGCGCCACTCCTCTTGGTGGCGATGAGTAACGACCTGGCGGCACAACCCAAACAAGCTGTGTCACCACCTTCGATGTCAAAGCTGGCCGAAGCGACGGTCATGGCGCCCTTGCCGGACGAGCGGCTGATCGCGGTCTTGGGCCGTACCGGGCCCAAAGGCCACGAGGCAATCGCGCGATACTCGTCGGATGGCGGTCATACGTGGAGCGAACCGGAAACGCTCACCACGCTTCCCCAGGACATGGGCAACTGGGGACTGCACAACGTGCTCGCGGACCATGACGGTGAACTACACCTCTTCTATCAAACCGATGCCAAGACGGCCGGGAAGGGGCTCTATGAAATGCGGTTCGACATCTACCACGTCGGCTCCGCGGACGGACGAAAATCGTGGAAAGCGCCGGTGCTCGTACGCAAAGGGTACAACGGATCGCTGCTTTCGGTGATCGAATTGAAGAGCGGCCGGATTATTCTGCCGATCTGCTATTTGACGCCGCGTGTGTGGAACAATCGCGGCCAGGGATTCGACGCCTTTACGGACATGGGCCGGTTCAGTTCCGGAATCGTCTACTCGGACGACGGCGGTGATACCTGGCAGCAGTCGCCGATCGAGTTCAAGGTGCCTTCACCGTACATCGGTGCGGATGGCATGATCGAGCCGATCGCCCTGGAGCTCAAGGATGGGCGCGTGTGGCTTCTGCTACGGACGCAGCTTGGCCGGTTCTTCGAGTCCTTCTCCAAGGACGGCGCCGCTTGGACGAAGCCAACTCCGACAGGAATCTTCTCCTCGGATTCGCCGCCCAGCCTTACCCGGCTGAAAGACGGTCGCGTCGTCATGCTCTGGAATAACTGCCAGCGGTTCAGCTACGCCCAGGGCGGGCGCCACGTGCTGCACGCCGCGATCTCTGAGGATGATTGTCGCACCTGGCGCGGCTATCGGGAGGTAGCGCGCAATCCTTTCGTGGATGAGCCGCCACCCCCAAACGGCGACCACGGGGTCTCCTACACGCTGCCGGTTTTGACCAAGGACGGAGAAATCATCACTCCGCTTGCGGTCGGAGGAACGGCGGGCATGTGGCAGATGCGATTCAATCCCCAATGGCTTTATGAATCGAGCCGCACGTCGGATTTCTCATCGGGAGCCGAAGGTTGGAACAGCTTCGGTACCAAGGGCGTCGAGGTCGTAGAACATCCGGATAAGCCCGCAGCGCGAGCGCTCCAGTTGCGCAAGCCGGAAGCGGACTGGCCTTCGGCAGTGGTCTGGAACTTTCCTAACGGCATGAATGGCCGGCTCGGAATCCGCTTGAAGCTGATTCCTGGCTTCGTGGGCGCTCGCGTTGGACTCACGGACCATTTCTCAGTTCCCTTCGACCCGGAAGACAAGTATTACACTCTCTTCAATCTCGACCTCGGATCGGAAGGCAAGCTCGGAAACGCCGAAATTACGCCAGGCCGATGGCACACGCTCGAACTCAAATGGAACTGTGCGAAACAGGAGTGCCAGGTCTTCGTCGACAGCCGTCTCGTCGAGACGCTTCCGATGCAGCGCCGCACTGCGGGAGTTAACTACCTGCGTCTTCGTTCGACGGCGGAAGAGGTCGATATGGCAGGCTTGTTGATCGAGAGCGTCGACGCATCCCTATCCGAGTGACATCGTCGCGGAGATCGCGTAACGATGAATTCTCGCGTGCTTGGGGTCACTTCGGGCTTGACCGGGGACGATTTGCTGGCAAATGGCCGCCAAGTGGTCGTCTCGACATGGCCAAGAGACGCTCACCATGGATTGTCAGGCACCTCCCTCGAATAGCGCGTGCGATAAGGCCTCTGCCACCTTGATGTCTTGGTTTTGGCGCACGAAGTGCGGTCTTAGAGACGTCGTCGACTACCACGAAGGGCATCGACGCGTGATCCGTCACGATCGCCACGCGGTACAGCGCATCGCCATTCGCAGTGTTCAAGCAGCAGC
The Pirellulales bacterium DNA segment above includes these coding regions:
- a CDS encoding alpha/beta hydrolase, with amino-acid sequence MVRNHLWVGGVAALILGSFSIATTLWANEGTEIDYRPDVTYATVAGEELKLDLVRPKELDHAVPAIVVIHGGGWLAGKRQDMTSVAKEVAAHGYVAATISYRLAPKHRFPAQIEDSKCAVRYLRAHADELNVDPTRIGAYGVSAGAHLAMMLGALDPADAMEGDGGNLEQPSKVQAVVSFVGPVNLAGENYTPTQVQILSAFLGGDPKEKQAECRSASPITYLNKGDAPVLCFFGTKDPLVSYDQALQIATALTNSGVPGRVEMILGAGHGWGGKERIRTDHATMAFFDEHLKK
- a CDS encoding sialidase family protein, producing MAPLPDERLIAVLGRTGPKGHEAIARYSSDGGHTWSEPETLTTLPQDMGNWGLHNVLADHDGELHLFYQTDAKTAGKGLYEMRFDIYHVGSADGRKSWKAPVLVRKGYNGSLLSVIELKSGRIILPICYLTPRVWNNRGQGFDAFTDMGRFSSGIVYSDDGGDTWQQSPIEFKVPSPYIGADGMIEPIALELKDGRVWLLLRTQLGRFFESFSKDGAAWTKPTPTGIFSSDSPPSLTRLKDGRVVMLWNNCQRFSYAQGGRHVLHAAISEDDCRTWRGYREVARNPFVDEPPPPNGDHGVSYTLPVLTKDGEIITPLAVGGTAGMWQMRFNPQWLYESSRTSDFSSGAEGWNSFGTKGVEVVEHPDKPAARALQLRKPEADWPSAVVWNFPNGMNGRLGIRLKLIPGFVGARVGLTDHFSVPFDPEDKYYTLFNLDLGSEGKLGNAEITPGRWHTLELKWNCAKQECQVFVDSRLVETLPMQRRTAGVNYLRLRSTAEEVDMAGLLIESVDASLSE